A DNA window from Helianthus annuus cultivar XRQ/B chromosome 15, HanXRQr2.0-SUNRISE, whole genome shotgun sequence contains the following coding sequences:
- the LOC110911416 gene encoding uncharacterized protein LOC110911416 isoform X2 codes for MFPFKTFKSICSRVLYNQERERERNYGRERQERDTTAAIRVPPQTQRRWRLWLTSQALVPAREECLMLFQQNSGDAIQELAGKNDKNYIQVAVLPYYQIDAYVCTATRPGFWQLFSFPMKFRSSFVLRRGFCPR; via the exons ATGTTtcctttcaaaactttcaaaagTATTTGCTCTAGGGTTTTGTATAaccaagagagagagagagaaagaaattaCGGTAGAGAGAGGCAGGAAAGAGACACGACGGCGGCGATTAGGGTTCCGCCACAAACACAACGACGGTGGAGACTGTGGTTGACGTCGCAAGCTCTGGTTCCAGCAAGAGAAGAATGTCTGATGCTTTTTCAGCAGAATTCG GGAGATGCGATCCAAGAACTTGCAGGAAAGAATGATAAAAACTACATCCAAGTAGCAGTTCTGCCATATTATCAAATTGACGCCTATGTTTGCACCGCTACTAGACCAG GGTTCTGGCAACTCTTCAGTTTTCCGATGAAGTTTCGGTCAAGTTTTGTTCTTCGACGAGGTTTCTGCCCAAGATAA
- the LOC110911416 gene encoding uncharacterized protein LOC110911416 isoform X1, whose protein sequence is MFPFKTFKSICSRVLYNQERERERNYGRERQERDTTAAIRVPPQTQRRWRLWLTSQALVPAREECLMLFQQNSGDAIQELAGKNDKNYIQVAVLPYYQIDAYVCTATRPGIGFWQLFSFPMKFRSSFVLRRGFCPR, encoded by the exons ATGTTtcctttcaaaactttcaaaagTATTTGCTCTAGGGTTTTGTATAaccaagagagagagagagaaagaaattaCGGTAGAGAGAGGCAGGAAAGAGACACGACGGCGGCGATTAGGGTTCCGCCACAAACACAACGACGGTGGAGACTGTGGTTGACGTCGCAAGCTCTGGTTCCAGCAAGAGAAGAATGTCTGATGCTTTTTCAGCAGAATTCG GGAGATGCGATCCAAGAACTTGCAGGAAAGAATGATAAAAACTACATCCAAGTAGCAGTTCTGCCATATTATCAAATTGACGCCTATGTTTGCACCGCTACTAGACCAG GAATAGGGTTCTGGCAACTCTTCAGTTTTCCGATGAAGTTTCGGTCAAGTTTTGTTCTTCGACGAGGTTTCTGCCCAAGATAA
- the LOC118487446 gene encoding probable serine/threonine-protein kinase clkA, translated as MANQNSTQNLNQNQFQYRSNFNPAQNVQPIPQERPGGNNNTGPPTPPFQNQNPNNTQRTPPQQNLHRQQSLPLNLDDRNANSDRRGTRDRGNPANEDLFFNIDDLRNTIPDYEPFSVPGCQSPEHVSIHTENSDDGGYYDDRANDDEDWGYVNRGNGYNAGGYEDEEFGYQNANYFGDEDYGYGNRRDDGYENNHQPRNNNQRNRNDGFYNNNNNGNPNRIPRFVGGGNQRGNQGGNRRDDRREEVKLHLFQLSLKDKAKQWFLTLPANSIRTWGEMQQAFLDEYYSMAKTDDARDEIRSFRQLSSEPLHEAFTRFKELMRRCPHHQIEKWELVKCFVHGLDDTTWNRLESTSNGALLSNHEDDDWEFLERMSKRSKEKELADRAKKHPISRSLPDLDSKDRISTLER; from the exons atggcaaaccaaaacTCAACCCAAAACCTCAACCAAAATCAATTCCAATACCGAAGCAACTTCAATCCCGCCCAAAACgttcaacctatacctcaagagcgACCGGGTGGTAATAACAATACCGGACCACCTACACCACCTTTCCAAAACCAAAATCCCAACAATACCCAAAGAACCCCACCACAACAAAACCTTCATCGACAACAATCCTTACCCCTAAACCTTGATGATCGAAATGCCAATTCCGACCGCCGAGGCACCCGAGATCGCGGGAATCCCGCGAACGAAGATCTATTCTTCAACATAGACGATTTAAGGAACACCATCCCCGATTATGAGCCGTTTAGTGTTCCTGGTTGCCAATCTCCAgaacatgtaagcattcatacggaaaattcggacgatggggggtaCTATGATGATCGGGCTAACGATGACGAAGATTGGGGATACGTGAATCGGGGTAATGGTTACAATGCAGGAGGGTATGAAGATGAGGAATTTGGCTACCAAAATGCCAATTATTTTGGGGATGAAGACTACGGGTATGGGAATAGAAGAGATGACGGTTACGAGAATAACCACCAACCACGAAATAACAACCAAAGGAACCGAAATGACGggttttacaataacaacaacaatggcaacccTAATCGtattcctcgtttcgtgggaggggGTAACCAAAGGGGTAACCAAGGTGGAAATCGAAGAGACGATAGAAGAG AGGAGGTCAAGCTTCATTTGTTCCAATTGTCGTTGAAAGACAAGGCAAAGCAATGGTTTCTCACACTTCCGGCGAATAGCATCCGGACATGGGGTGAGATGCAACAAGCCTTCTTAGACGAATACTATTCGATGGCAAAAACCGACGATGCTAGGGATGAAATAAGGTCATTTCGGCAACTATCGAGTGAACCGTTGCATGAAGCATTCACTCGATTCAAGGAATTGATGCgaagatgcccacatcaccaaatagaaaagtgGGAATTGGTGAAGTGTTTTGTACATGGGTTGGATGACACAACATGGAATCGTCTCGAATCGACGAGCAATGGGGCTCTTTTGAGCAACCATGAagacgatgattgggagtttttggaacgGATGAGTAAacgttcaaaagaaaaagaattGGCCGATCGAGCTAAGAAACACCCCATTTCCCGATCACTTCCCGATCTCGACTCTAAGGATCGGATTTCTACCTTAGAGCGGTAA